The following is a genomic window from Oryzias latipes chromosome 12, ASM223467v1.
AGACCAAAAGAAATTTTCACGGGGAGCAAAATCCTGTTCCAGTTCTGCATGATTTTAGTGAAACGCGCCACATGAGCGTGGACGTGATTGAGAGAGGAGCTGGTTCAAAGTCTGCGTGGCTGCACCGTCCCTCCACGACCTCCAGCCGCGGTTCTTTGTTGGAGGAACCCAGGAGCCTCTCACCTGTCACTGCGGCCCAGCCACGCCGATGCCTCACAAAGAGGTGCAGTCAAGCAAAAGGTGGGGCTGCTTCCTGCTGTCCAGATGATGGCAAAACCAAATCAGCCACACCTGAGGAGGCAGAACCCCGAGTGAGAGCAAAGGAGCTCACGCGGCGAGCGGCGGACGTTATAAAGCGCCTGATTGATTACAGACAGAGGCCTGTAATCAGCCGTCCTGACACCGTCCGAGCTGCTCAGCTGCACGCCGGCCTTTCAGCGAAAACGCCTGACATCTCACAGCTGCAGATGAAAGCAAGTGTTGCGGTGGAAACGTTTCATGAGGACTTCTCTTCATCCAAACGTGTCCGGCAGCAACTTTCTTTAACAACTTCATCAAGGGAGGAAGAGTTTTCTGTTCTGAGGCAACTCCAGTTGGTTTCCAGAAGGAACAAAGGGCCTAAGAATAGACCCCAGTATGTGATAAGGCCAGATGATAATGAATATTTCAGTGGGAAAACAATCACAAAAGAGTCTGAGCCACCCGTCCTCAGGGGAGGCGGGAAAAGAGGAAAATCACACATGAGAACTGCTGAGAATGAAAAAAGTAAGGGCTTGCTGAACCTGCTTGGTTCTCCCAAAACAGACCCTGATGGTGTTGGTCTAAAAGGCGAATCATCTGACGCCCTGATTGTGACTTTCCTTCAAGAAACAGAAATCCAGACAGAAAACCGGGAATCGGCAAACGTACGTTCAAAGGGGTTGTCCGTCTTTCCAGCCATGACCGACGTCCAGACTGAACCAGAAACATCAGAATGCAGATGCTCAGA
Proteins encoded in this region:
- the LOC105355191 gene encoding uncharacterized protein LOC105355191; this encodes MSVDVIERGAGSKSAWLHRPSTTSSRGSLLEEPRSLSPVTAAQPRRCLTKRCSQAKGGAASCCPDDGKTKSATPEEAEPRVRAKELTRRAADVIKRLIDYRQRPVISRPDTVRAAQLHAGLSAKTPDISQLQMKASVAVETFHEDFSSSKRVRQQLSLTTSSREEEFSVLRQLQLVSRRNKGPKNRPQYVIRPDDNEYFSGKTITKESEPPVLRGGGKRGKSHMRTAENEKSKGLLNLLGSPKTDPDGVGLKGESSDALIVTFLQETEIQTENRESANVRSKGLSVFPAMTDVQTEPETSECRCSDGGERSAEKEERIKSADEDVATVRAEEPELSGTLDVSKNTNEDNSALPTPLQLKTTETPTNALATEKTTTKIPETTRRDEETTSPEASTPAVTFTTETTTRIAFLGLRMRGNVHTALTGDITTSLDEAMERHKQNAEPSKPVETTQKETTRVHPEARSEPVWRCGGLVARTEAGWKHCMERLGSAASRRFSSKEAPDVRRPEEAPLEGSDPLSDDGNEHFYYFDGVVKKVSATFDPIIRRQRLRRSKTEKTSSQRQNTLI